A single genomic interval of Nerophis lumbriciformis linkage group LG17, RoL_Nlum_v2.1, whole genome shotgun sequence harbors:
- the map6b gene encoding microtubule-associated protein 6 homolog: MAWPCLTRACCINRFWTELDKADIAVPLVFTKYSDVADVHHLPQRRQPRRAAESQPEVAKAPPASSTTTTEPPAASGKDASAASVTRQDFQAWKVRPEPSCKPRNEYQPSAAPFIPETQYQKDYKAWPIPKKHDHPWIPKADLAPAGGAGRVESETGVEKSEIEEKLQEKEVKEPARRDKSRERKEVEKKAEEAQVCADVQQKKKGRAVADALNRHIKETMTTSSSYRTEFKAYKDVKPVKPIKATSQYKPPAEETSLETSYSATFRGEQVKAQASDNKLMERRRIRSLYSEPGKDPAKTDKAAFRTRPKKKATTMTSGKVVKKAKEKQLAGSASAKKKEAAAVASSEPPGDGGVSKKSKEISNRLAEAKQ; encoded by the exons ATGGCGTGGCCGTGCCTCACGCGTGCTTGCTGCATCAACCGTTTCTGGACCGAGCTGGATAAGGCGGACATCGCAGTGCCTTTGGTTTTCACCAAATACTCCGACGTGGCCGACGTGCACCACCTCCCCCAGCGCAGGCAGCCGAGGCGGGCTGCGGAGAGCCAGCCGGAGGTCGCGAAGGCACCACCCGcctcctccaccaccaccaccgagCCCCCTGCCGCATCGGGCAAGGACGCCTCCGCTGCGTCCGTCACCCGCCAAGACTTCCAGGCGTGGAAGGTGCGACCGGAGCCCAGCTGCAAGCCCAGAAACGAGTACCAGCCCTCGGCCGCGCCGTTCATCCCGGAGACCCAGTATCAGAAGGACTACAAAGCCTGGCCCATCCCCAAGAAGCACGACCACCCCTGGATCCCCAAAGCCGACCTCGCCCCTGCCGGCGGGGCGGGGAGGGTGGAGTCGGAGACCGGCGTGGAGAAGAGCGAGATCGAGGAGAAGCTCCAGGAGAAGGAGGTGAAGGAGCCGGCCAGGAGGGACAAGTCTAGGGAGAGAAAAGAGGTGGAGAAGAAGGCGGAAGAAGCGCAGGTGTGCGCTGATGTGCAGCAGAAGAAGAAAGGCAGGGCGGTCGCAGACGCGCTTAATAGACACATTAAGGAGACCATGACTACTTCCAGCAGCTACAG AACTGAATTCAAGGCCTACAAGGATGTGAAACCAGTGAAGCCGATCAAGGCCACGTCCCAGTACAAACCACCAGCAGAGGAGACCAGTCTGGAAACCAGCTACAGCGCCACCTTCAGGGGGGAGCAGGTGAAGGCCCAGGCTAGTGACAACAAGCTGATGGAGCGCAGGAGGATACGCAGTCTGTACAGTGAGCCGGGCAAAGACCCCGCCAAG ACCGACAAGGCGGCGTTTCGCACCAGGCCAAAAAAGAAAGCGACGACGATGACATCGGGGAAGGTGGTGAAAAAAGCAAAAGAAAAGCAGCTTGCTGGTTCGGCTTCAGCCAAGAAGAAAGAAGCGGCTGCCGTGGCGTCCTCAGAACCTCCAGGGGATGGAGGCGTCTCCAAGAAGAGCAAAGAGATAAGCAATAGACTGGCCGAggcaaaacagtaa